In Vibrio alfacsensis, the following proteins share a genomic window:
- a CDS encoding ABC transporter ATP-binding protein yields MRVRTLGLQLSDAGLQYKDSLTPTLARLSMNIPANKWTVLLGRSGCGKTTILRYLAGLLDDKVDWYGELTTTDGIALRDRIAYMAQQDLLLPWLNVLDNVCLSSRFSYSTSPNGFEQNKQRALTLLKQVGLAEYANTKPDQLSGGMRQRVALARTLMQDKPLVLMDEPFSALDAVTRHKLQTLSAELLKDKTVVLITHDPQEAVRLAHQLYVLQGTPAQALHLVVPNSKPPRVLDGECAALQQAILDQLEKDYE; encoded by the coding sequence ATGCGCGTTAGAACTCTGGGTCTTCAACTTTCGGACGCCGGCCTACAATACAAAGATAGCCTGACCCCCACGCTAGCAAGGTTGAGCATGAACATCCCTGCGAACAAATGGACAGTCTTACTTGGTCGCAGTGGTTGTGGTAAAACGACGATCCTGCGTTATCTCGCGGGTCTGCTGGATGACAAGGTTGATTGGTATGGTGAGCTGACCACCACGGATGGCATCGCCTTGCGCGATCGCATTGCCTACATGGCGCAGCAAGACCTGCTACTGCCATGGTTGAACGTATTAGACAACGTCTGCCTAAGTTCACGATTTTCTTATTCAACAAGTCCTAATGGGTTCGAACAAAACAAGCAACGTGCGCTGACCTTATTAAAACAAGTTGGATTGGCAGAATACGCAAACACTAAACCCGATCAACTGTCTGGCGGCATGAGACAACGTGTCGCTCTTGCCCGTACTCTCATGCAAGACAAGCCCTTAGTTCTGATGGATGAACCTTTCTCGGCGCTTGATGCCGTGACTCGTCATAAACTGCAAACCTTATCTGCCGAATTACTAAAAGATAAGACCGTCGTATTGATCACTCATGATCCCCAAGAAGCGGTGCGACTAGCTCACCAACTCTATGTATTGCAGGGTACGCCTGCGCAAGCTCTTCACCTTGTTGTTCCAAACTCTAAGCCACCGAGAGTGCTCGACGGTGAATGTGCTGCATTACAACAAGCCATATTGGATCAATTGGAGAAAGACTATGAGTGA
- the thiD gene encoding bifunctional hydroxymethylpyrimidine kinase/phosphomethylpyrimidine kinase: MAQQSNQEQPSAESKTQTTVPSTTPIVLTIAGSDSGGGAGIQADIKAISATGSFACSVITAITSQNTQGVSAIFPIPLDHVESQLDSVFTDLNIVAVKVGMLADSNIIKVVASKIKQYQPKHLVIDPVMVATSGDLLLEQSAISTLKEALIPLADIITPNLPEGAALTGKAVPQSESEMNDMITDLRALGAKAVLLKGGHLEKDENSNDLLILQDSAELISAKRFPTKNTHGTGCTLSSAIASYLGQENSLNRAVHLGKEYITQAIAHADELDVGQGHGPVHHFFAGPNFGKNNNAR; the protein is encoded by the coding sequence ATGGCGCAGCAATCAAACCAAGAACAACCATCCGCAGAGTCGAAAACACAAACGACAGTACCGTCAACCACCCCGATTGTATTGACGATCGCAGGGTCGGACAGTGGCGGCGGCGCAGGCATTCAAGCAGACATCAAAGCCATATCCGCAACCGGAAGCTTTGCCTGTTCGGTGATTACTGCTATTACCTCGCAAAATACACAGGGTGTTTCCGCTATTTTCCCGATACCTTTAGATCATGTTGAAAGCCAGCTCGATTCCGTTTTTACCGACCTCAACATCGTTGCAGTCAAAGTAGGTATGTTAGCCGATTCCAACATCATCAAAGTCGTTGCCAGCAAAATTAAACAATACCAGCCAAAGCATCTCGTAATTGATCCTGTAATGGTCGCCACCAGCGGCGATCTATTATTGGAACAGTCGGCAATCAGCACATTGAAAGAAGCATTGATTCCGCTCGCTGACATCATTACTCCAAATTTACCAGAGGGTGCAGCGCTTACGGGTAAGGCGGTTCCTCAATCAGAGTCTGAGATGAATGACATGATTACCGACTTACGCGCTCTCGGTGCAAAAGCGGTACTGTTAAAAGGCGGGCATTTAGAAAAAGATGAAAACAGTAACGATCTCTTGATCCTGCAAGACAGTGCTGAACTCATCAGTGCGAAACGATTCCCAACCAAAAACACACACGGTACTGGCTGCACGCTTTCATCCGCTATCGCCTCTTACCTTGGCCAAGAGAACAGTCTAAATAGAGCCGTACACTTGGGTAAAGAATACATCACCCAAGCTATTGCTCATGCCGATGAGTTAGATGTCGGCCAAGGTCACGGCCCTGTGCATCATTTCTTTGCTGGTCCAAACTTTGGCAAAAACAATAATGCGCGTTAG
- a CDS encoding TldD/PmbA family protein, whose translation MLNSVTAKAVIDHALFLGADFAELFVEHHQTNTVQIASGEVDKVNSGIDFGIGIRLFFGHKVLYGYTNSTDEKELKRVTSLLAAKDKREQIASVGSLNLNRYPIQHGCRMPLGKDANLDSKIAFLLKVDQAARAESEHISQFIGSVLQREQQVSIFNSEGLHVDDTRHYIRVAGNTVAQKGNEQSSGMEGPGALAGWEFGEQLDAKELGQTIAQQALVKLGADACPSGEMPVVIGNGFGGVIFHEACGHLLETTSVAKKASVFHDKMGEMVAHTAVSAVDDGTMTNEWGSIHVDDEGMKTQRTQLIKDGKLTSFMVDKMGGMKTGYEPTGSGRRQNYKFAPTSRMRNTFIEEGEHSLDDMLAGIERGIYAKKMGGGSVQPGTGEFNFAVREAYLIENGKITKPLKTATLISTGPKVLKEISMVGKDMALAPGMCGSVSGSVPTTVGQPTLKVDNILVGGGN comes from the coding sequence ATGCTTAATTCTGTAACAGCGAAAGCGGTGATCGATCATGCTCTCTTTTTAGGGGCTGATTTCGCAGAGCTATTCGTTGAACACCACCAAACCAACACTGTCCAGATTGCATCCGGTGAAGTGGATAAGGTTAATTCAGGTATCGATTTTGGTATCGGTATTCGCCTCTTTTTCGGTCATAAGGTGCTTTACGGTTACACCAACAGCACAGATGAAAAAGAGCTAAAACGCGTCACCTCATTGCTTGCAGCAAAAGACAAGCGTGAGCAAATTGCCTCAGTAGGTTCTCTCAATCTGAACCGCTACCCAATTCAACATGGTTGTCGTATGCCACTTGGCAAAGACGCCAACCTAGATTCTAAAATCGCTTTTTTATTGAAAGTCGATCAAGCCGCTCGCGCAGAGAGTGAACATATCAGCCAGTTCATCGGCAGCGTTCTTCAGCGCGAACAACAAGTGTCTATCTTCAACTCAGAAGGTCTACACGTTGACGATACTCGCCACTACATCCGAGTTGCTGGTAATACTGTCGCTCAAAAAGGTAATGAGCAGTCTTCTGGTATGGAAGGTCCTGGCGCTCTTGCTGGTTGGGAGTTCGGTGAACAGCTGGATGCGAAAGAGCTAGGTCAAACTATCGCGCAACAAGCGTTAGTAAAACTTGGCGCGGATGCTTGTCCATCGGGTGAAATGCCAGTAGTGATTGGTAACGGCTTTGGCGGAGTAATCTTCCATGAAGCGTGTGGTCACTTGCTCGAAACCACTTCGGTTGCGAAGAAAGCATCAGTCTTCCACGACAAGATGGGCGAAATGGTTGCTCATACAGCTGTGAGTGCAGTCGATGATGGTACCATGACCAACGAATGGGGCTCGATTCACGTTGATGATGAAGGCATGAAGACTCAGCGCACTCAATTGATCAAAGACGGTAAGCTAACAAGCTTCATGGTCGATAAAATGGGTGGCATGAAGACAGGTTATGAGCCTACGGGTTCTGGTCGTCGTCAAAACTACAAGTTCGCACCAACCTCGCGTATGCGTAACACCTTTATCGAAGAAGGCGAGCATTCACTTGATGACATGCTGGCAGGCATCGAGCGTGGTATCTATGCGAAGAAGATGGGCGGCGGCTCGGTTCAACCGGGTACGGGGGAGTTCAACTTTGCTGTTCGTGAAGCTTATCTCATTGAAAATGGCAAAATCACCAAACCTCTGAAAACAGCAACGCTGATCAGCACGGGTCCAAAAGTGTTGAAGGAAATCAGCATGGTCGGCAAAGACATGGCGCTTGCGCCGGGCATGTGTGGTTCCGTGAGTGGTTCAGTGCCAACAACAGTCGGTCAGCCAACGCTGAAAGTCGATAACATTCTGGTAGGAGGCGGTAACTAA
- a CDS encoding TldD/PmbA family protein: protein MSQEQQLLNAVDYVLSEAKRQGAEADVIVNRNSSFSLKANQGKLDEYKVSSSQVLGVRVVKDARVATSYSESLEQPSLDLMLTNALQSARFSKQDEHQTISCVNSQISTDVAEISQGDTTSVDEKIELSLALEQGVVARPYASSAPYNGYSDGETQLIIANTQGTLCQHFERSFTCYAYTLFEKDGKQSMAGRMSLGRRFDELNPAYCIEGGYNLARDLLEGAPVATGNYPAIFHINALASLFGAFGSAFSGVSAMKGITPLGDKLGQRVASDLITFTDTAYMPNGMAIASFDSEGFATQDNVMIANGELKTLLHNSQTASYLGAVSTASAARGAKSSLDVSANHKVIATGNSSASEVKAGEYLELVELQGVHSGADAVSGDFSFGASGFLCRDGERIQPVRGITVAGNFYKMLQEVEAVGDTQLINDSRTFFSPDVRFARLSIGGK, encoded by the coding sequence ATGAGCCAAGAACAACAACTTCTTAATGCGGTTGATTACGTCCTATCAGAAGCAAAACGCCAAGGCGCAGAAGCGGACGTCATTGTAAACCGCAACAGCAGCTTTTCTTTGAAAGCGAACCAAGGAAAGTTGGATGAGTACAAAGTAAGCTCAAGCCAAGTTCTGGGTGTTCGTGTCGTGAAAGATGCGCGCGTTGCAACAAGCTATTCTGAGTCGTTAGAGCAACCAAGCTTAGATTTGATGCTGACCAACGCACTGCAAAGCGCTCGCTTTTCCAAGCAAGATGAACATCAGACGATTAGTTGCGTGAACAGCCAAATCTCGACTGATGTTGCTGAGATTTCACAAGGAGATACGACTTCTGTTGACGAAAAAATCGAACTGTCTCTCGCACTTGAGCAAGGCGTAGTGGCTCGGCCTTACGCTTCTAGCGCACCTTACAATGGTTACAGCGATGGCGAAACACAACTAATCATTGCCAATACTCAAGGCACATTGTGTCAACACTTCGAGCGCTCGTTCACTTGTTACGCATATACCTTGTTTGAAAAAGACGGCAAACAGTCGATGGCAGGTAGAATGTCACTGGGTCGTCGTTTTGATGAGTTGAATCCAGCTTATTGTATAGAAGGTGGCTATAACCTTGCTCGCGATCTTCTTGAAGGCGCGCCGGTTGCGACGGGTAACTACCCTGCTATCTTCCACATCAATGCGCTAGCAAGTTTATTCGGTGCTTTCGGCAGTGCTTTCTCTGGCGTAAGCGCGATGAAAGGCATTACGCCACTGGGTGACAAGCTTGGTCAACGTGTTGCGAGTGATTTGATTACCTTTACTGATACGGCTTATATGCCAAATGGTATGGCAATCGCGAGTTTTGATAGTGAAGGCTTTGCTACTCAAGACAATGTGATGATTGCTAATGGTGAGTTGAAAACCTTGCTACACAATAGCCAGACCGCAAGTTACTTGGGCGCAGTCTCGACAGCAAGTGCTGCTCGAGGTGCAAAATCAAGCCTAGACGTATCAGCAAATCATAAAGTGATTGCGACAGGCAACAGCAGTGCGTCAGAAGTAAAAGCGGGTGAGTACCTAGAGTTAGTCGAACTTCAAGGTGTCCATTCTGGGGCGGATGCAGTGAGTGGTGACTTCTCATTTGGTGCGAGTGGCTTCTTGTGCCGTGATGGTGAGCGCATTCAACCAGTACGTGGTATTACAGTAGCGGGTAACTTCTACAAGATGCTGCAAGAAGTTGAGGCAGTGGGTGATACTCAGCTAATTAACGATAGCCGCACTTTCTTCTCGCCAGACGTTCGCTTTGCTCGTTTGAGCATTGGTGGTAAGTAA
- the trmY gene encoding tRNA (pseudouridine(54)-N(1))-methyltransferase TrmY, translating into MRSFVLRARAAPTTSKALLEGVGNEAHTEILAHTMMNTMFVAQSHREDVVVHLVLESTKDFSRTITIRSNDITNIGGFHESTLIAAVARALDASVGMGKEQLREVEPGITVRTVSFERLVQELAEDHQLYMLDKKGEFVRDAEIGGNPCFLLTDHIPMPKKSFNSLKRLGTEKISLGPKMLFASQCVVLIHNELDIREF; encoded by the coding sequence ATGCGCTCTTTTGTTTTACGAGCTCGCGCCGCACCCACCACCAGCAAGGCACTGTTAGAAGGTGTTGGTAATGAAGCGCATACAGAGATTCTTGCTCATACCATGATGAACACTATGTTCGTTGCTCAATCGCACCGTGAAGATGTGGTTGTGCATTTGGTTTTAGAAAGCACAAAAGATTTCTCACGTACCATTACTATTCGCTCCAACGATATCACCAACATTGGCGGCTTCCATGAGTCAACCTTGATTGCAGCAGTGGCTCGCGCTTTGGATGCTTCGGTTGGTATGGGTAAAGAGCAACTTCGTGAAGTCGAACCTGGTATCACCGTTCGCACAGTGAGTTTCGAACGACTTGTGCAAGAACTGGCAGAAGACCACCAGCTATATATGTTGGATAAAAAAGGCGAATTTGTTCGTGATGCAGAAATCGGTGGAAACCCATGTTTCTTGCTAACTGACCACATCCCGATGCCGAAAAAGTCTTTCAATAGCTTAAAGCGCCTTGGCACAGAGAAGATCAGCTTAGGTCCTAAGATGCTTTTCGCTTCCCAGTGTGTGGTATTGATCCACAATGAGTTGGACATTCGCGAATTTTAA
- a CDS encoding DUF3087 domain-containing protein: MEVKKINKQVYRKKVNLVIGGFVALLAISSLAFSTVLIVLFGNTDTVPDQSTGNFHWNLIGVVLAFATSLSLLNQFKTRPYMEEVLYVWQLKQLHNKIFRKLKSIKAASTEHDVKALTILKFYYTTQSQVFELDNNTLTMSSVNKELEAIEQFEAGKSLDLDITSFEESWLDTY, from the coding sequence ATGGAAGTTAAAAAAATAAACAAACAAGTTTATAGAAAGAAAGTGAATCTCGTCATTGGCGGCTTTGTAGCACTGCTTGCGATATCCTCCCTTGCATTTAGCACAGTGTTGATCGTTTTATTTGGAAATACAGACACCGTTCCTGATCAATCAACGGGAAATTTTCACTGGAACTTGATTGGTGTGGTTCTCGCGTTCGCAACGTCACTCTCTTTACTGAATCAATTTAAAACTCGGCCATACATGGAAGAAGTGTTGTATGTATGGCAACTCAAGCAGCTCCACAACAAGATCTTTCGCAAACTTAAAAGTATTAAAGCCGCTTCTACCGAGCACGATGTAAAAGCGCTGACGATACTTAAGTTCTACTATACGACTCAAAGTCAGGTGTTTGAGTTAGACAACAACACATTGACGATGAGCAGTGTAAATAAAGAATTAGAGGCTATTGAGCAATTCGAAGCGGGGAAGTCATTGGATCTTGATATCACAAGCTTTGAAGAGTCTTGGTTAGATACATATTGA
- a CDS encoding phage integrase SAM-like domain-containing protein — protein sequence MFTKERRIACLRNVDQTKVILSLFEHANAQDLPFVEFKLSLNEQINQLREQFNQQTQGDISAQIPILSNCSSSQKHSSEVDTETLEDFIQSKSLESVTALTLKQLKQRCGDFLLFVEKQPASKMTSKLAMAYRDELLSRGLSLKTVKDYIAAIKQFLNWCVVQELLEHNPFSNIKLPSKPTSPASQRPRWAYQN from the coding sequence TTGTTTACCAAAGAAAGGCGCATCGCTTGCCTGCGCAACGTTGACCAAACAAAGGTCATACTCTCCCTTTTTGAACACGCTAACGCACAAGATCTTCCGTTTGTTGAATTTAAACTTTCTCTGAACGAGCAGATCAACCAGCTTCGCGAGCAATTTAACCAACAAACCCAAGGCGACATTTCTGCTCAAATACCAATACTGAGTAATTGTTCTTCTTCACAAAAGCATTCTTCTGAAGTCGATACAGAAACACTCGAAGATTTTATCCAATCAAAAAGTCTTGAGAGTGTAACAGCGCTGACGCTAAAGCAACTGAAGCAGCGTTGTGGTGATTTCCTTCTTTTTGTTGAAAAGCAGCCTGCATCGAAGATGACGAGTAAACTAGCGATGGCTTATCGAGATGAGTTGTTGAGCCGAGGCTTAAGTTTGAAAACGGTGAAGGACTATATCGCTGCAATTAAGCAATTTTTGAACTGGTGCGTTGTTCAAGAGCTTTTAGAGCATAACCCTTTTTCTAACATTAAACTTCCCTCAAAACCCACCTCGCCCGCTTCCCAGCGCCCGCGCTGGGCATACCAGAATTAA
- a CDS encoding site-specific integrase: protein MFYQGCRPSEACQLEVKDVHLDGDIPAIHFIDSGEQQHLKNAASNRYVPIHQALIDKGFLNYVRERQEQRQAQLFDYIPRGDDLDWSKDYRDTMGDILDTCGFVAGSRATAYSFRHTFIDELKQAGVAEHVVAQIAGHKTHSLTYGHYGKPLPLKALVNAVNCFCLDPF from the coding sequence ATGTTTTATCAAGGGTGTCGTCCTTCTGAAGCTTGTCAGCTAGAAGTGAAGGACGTCCATTTAGATGGAGACATTCCTGCCATCCACTTCATTGATTCTGGCGAGCAGCAACATCTTAAAAATGCGGCTTCGAACCGTTACGTACCCATCCATCAAGCGCTGATTGATAAAGGCTTTTTGAATTACGTTCGTGAACGCCAGGAGCAAAGACAAGCACAATTGTTTGACTATATTCCGCGAGGTGATGACCTAGATTGGTCAAAGGACTATCGAGATACGATGGGTGACATACTGGATACTTGTGGCTTTGTCGCTGGAAGTCGAGCGACAGCTTACTCTTTTCGTCACACGTTTATCGATGAGCTAAAGCAAGCAGGAGTGGCTGAACACGTTGTCGCACAGATTGCTGGTCACAAGACACATAGTCTGACTTATGGGCATTACGGGAAACCACTGCCCTTAAAAGCGCTTGTGAACGCGGTTAATTGCTTTTGCTTAGACCCTTTTTAA
- a CDS encoding tyrosine-type recombinase/integrase, translated as MSNSQITVTQYIKKFLHSRKFAVKPSTFISEKCKANKLTRYFSSTPIDAVRHSDIIEMLDELHECYSNKSINEFLTILRAVFLRAERDGVVDRNPMNGIKNLKAIKPIPNPFTKKELSQLHQTMACEQGKNAVELDVYTGLRISELLALSWEDIDWENQVLWVRRAKVLQSYKTTKTKESTRKVELNELAMEVLRRQWALTGQHEAVKISVLQDDNKSYVKERVHIVFYNSQTNQPFLHAAQFNNAFFRAFLEKAGVAHRGVGQLRHTFASQNLTAGIAKDWIAMQMGHADTSMIDDHYGQWIPADSPNYSQAAAEHLAQTFGHDEFVVRSDASDESLPQEYSSLLTALQAKPELLALVKAAIGGAS; from the coding sequence ATGAGTAACAGTCAGATTACTGTAACCCAGTACATTAAAAAGTTCTTACACAGCCGAAAGTTTGCGGTCAAACCCTCGACGTTTATCTCCGAAAAATGCAAAGCCAATAAGCTAACTCGCTATTTCAGCTCGACGCCCATAGACGCCGTGCGTCATAGTGACATCATCGAAATGCTGGACGAATTGCATGAGTGCTATTCGAACAAGAGCATCAACGAATTTCTTACTATTCTAAGAGCGGTGTTTCTGCGTGCTGAGCGTGATGGCGTCGTTGATAGAAACCCAATGAACGGCATCAAAAATCTTAAAGCTATTAAGCCCATTCCAAATCCATTTACAAAAAAAGAGCTCAGCCAACTCCATCAAACGATGGCTTGTGAGCAGGGAAAAAATGCTGTTGAGCTCGATGTATACACGGGATTACGTATTAGTGAGTTACTTGCTCTAAGTTGGGAAGATATTGATTGGGAAAATCAAGTTTTGTGGGTTCGTCGTGCCAAGGTACTTCAAAGCTATAAAACGACGAAGACGAAGGAATCAACACGTAAAGTCGAGCTGAATGAGTTAGCAATGGAAGTTCTTAGAAGGCAGTGGGCACTTACAGGTCAGCACGAAGCGGTTAAGATATCAGTCTTGCAAGATGACAATAAATCTTACGTAAAGGAGCGCGTCCACATTGTTTTTTACAACAGCCAAACTAACCAACCATTCCTTCACGCAGCTCAATTCAATAATGCGTTCTTTCGAGCCTTCTTAGAAAAGGCAGGGGTTGCTCATCGTGGCGTGGGGCAATTGCGTCATACCTTTGCCAGTCAAAACCTCACTGCTGGCATCGCGAAAGATTGGATTGCGATGCAAATGGGGCACGCTGATACAAGCATGATTGATGATCACTATGGTCAGTGGATACCCGCAGACTCCCCCAACTATTCTCAAGCTGCTGCTGAGCATTTGGCTCAAACATTTGGGCATGATGAATTCGTTGTGCGCTCTGACGCATCGGATGAATCATTGCCTCAAGAGTATTCATCCCTGCTTACTGCGTTACAAGCAAAACCGGAATTGTTGGCGCTCGTGAAAGCGGCTATAGGGGGTGCATCATGA